In Solanum stenotomum isolate F172 chromosome 6, ASM1918654v1, whole genome shotgun sequence, one DNA window encodes the following:
- the LOC125868062 gene encoding histidine kinase 3, with product MSLFHVIGFGLKLGSLLLTLCCWFLSLIFSMNGEVMTSSKTLLGDGELIVKKLWELSAKICHCYPQYVGNRKVGNKWWRKLLIVWLLFWIVVSFSVLWYMNSKAVEKRKETLTSMCDERARMLQDQFNVSMNHVQAMSILISTFHHARNPSAIDQCTFASYTERTAFERPLTSGVAYAVRVLHSERKEFEKRHGWSIKRMDTREPTPVHKDNEYDRDGLEPSPIQAEYAPVIFAQDTIAHVISVDMLSGKEDRENVLRARESGKGVLTAPFRLLKTNRLGVIKTFAVYKTDLPSNATPNERIQATDGYLGGVLDIESLVEKLLQQLASKQTILVNVYDTTNNSHRISMYGSNVSRDGLEHVSALNFGDPFRRHEMRCRFKQKPPWPWLAITTATGILIIALLIGQIFHATINRIAKVEDDYHEMMMLKKRAEAADVAKSQFLATVSHEIRTPMNGVLGMLHMLTDTNLDVTQQDYVSTAQASGKALVSLINEVLDQAKIESGKLELDAVCFDVRATLDEVLSLFSGKSQEKGVELAGYISDKVPDVLIGDPGRFRQIITNLVGNSIKFTEKGHIFVTVHLVEEVTESAEEFKVNSLFKSTLSGLPVADKRQSWRSFMGFNQEGSSFTSSSLDQITLMVSVEDTGVGIPLDAQSRIFTPFMQVGPSIARIHGGTGIGLSISKCLVQLMKGEIGFVSLPKIGSTFTFTAVFTNGRNNWNEKKSQQINNQSNSISSDFHGMRALIVDPRTVRARVSQYHMKRLGVHTEVVLDLNHGLSYVRTENGVTNMILIEQEIWDTDSGKSSLFVKNLRKINTSSSPKLFILANSINSSRVGVSVNGFPTPFIIMKPLRESMLAASLQRAMGVGNKGNCTNGELSGLSLSKLLQGRKILIVDDNNVNLRVAAAALKKYGADVVCTDSGKKALTFLQPPHQFDACFMDIQMPEMDGFQATKIIREMESDINSRIKLGQLPPEAYGNISSWKVPILAMTADVIQATNEQCQKCGMDGYVSKPFEAEQLYEEVSRFFQIKPTQNT from the exons GGAAACAAGTGGTGGAGGAAGCTTTTGATAGTATGGTTATTATTTTGGATTGTTGTTTCTTTTTCAGTCTTGTGGTATATGAACTCTAAAGCtgttgaaaagagaaaagaaacaCTTACAAGTATGTGTGATGAGAGAGCTAGGATGTTACAAGATCAGTTTAATGTTAGTATGAACCATGTGCAGGCCATGTCCATTCTCATCTCAACTTTCCACCATGCCAGGAATCCTTCTGCTATTGATCAG TGTACTTTTGCAAGCTATACAGAAAGAACAGCATTTGAGAGGCCTCTTACTAGTGGGGTGGCATATGCAGTAAGAGTGCTCCACTCAGAAAGAAAAGAGTTTGAGAAGCGACACGGTTGGAGTATTAAGAGAATGGATACACGTGAACCAACTCCAGTTCACAAAGACAATGAGTATGATAGAGATGGCCTGGAGCCATCTCCAATTCAGGCAGAATATGCCCCTGTTATTTTTGCACAGGATACGATAGCACATGTAATTTCTGTTGATATGCTCTCTGGAAAG GAAGATCGCGAGAATGTTTTACGTGCGAGGGAATCAGGAAAGGGTGTCCTCACAGCTCCCTTCAGGCTACTTAAAACAAATCGCCTTGGGGTGATAAAGACATTTGCAGTTTACAAAACTGATCTTCCTTCCAATGCAACTCCAAATGAAAGGATCCAAGCAACTGACGG GTACCTTGGTGGAGTACTTGACATTGAATCACTTGTAGAGAAGCTTCTTCAGCAGCTTGCAAGCAAACAAACTATCCTTGTAAACGTCTATGATACGACTAATAACTCCCACCGTATTAGCATGTATGGTTCAAATGTGTCGCGTGATGGTCTGGAGCATGTCAGTGCCCTCAACTTTGGGGATCCATTTAGAAGGCATGAGATGCGTTGCAG ATTCAAACAGAAACCACCATGGCCTTGGCTAGCCATCACAACTGCAACAGGAATCCTCATAATTGCATTGCTTATAGGGCAAATATTTCATGCAACCATCAACAGAATCGCCAAAGTTGAGGATGATTATCATGAGATGATGATGCTGAAAAAACGTGCAGAGGCTGCTGATGTTGCAAAATCACAG TTTCTTGCTACTGTTTCCCATGAGATCAGGACCCCCATGAACGGTGTTCTTG GCATGCTTCATATGCTTACGGACACCAATCTAGATGTGACACAACAAGATTATGTCAGCACTGCTCAGGCCAGTGGTAAAGCTTTAGTTTCACTCATAAATGAGGTTTTGGACCAAGCAAAGATTGAATCTGGTAAGCTTGAGCTTGACGCAGTTTGTTTTGACGTGAGAGCTACTCTGGATGAGGTTCTGTCACTCTTTTCAGGGAAATCTCAAGAAAAAGGAGTGGAG TTGGCAGGTTACATCTCTGATAAGGTTCCTGATGTGCTCATTGGTGACCCTGGACGGTTTCGTCAGATTATCACAAACTTGGTGGGAAACTCTATCAAA TTCACTGAAAAAGGCCATATATTTGTGACTGTCCATCTTGTCGAGGAAGTGACCGAGTCAGCTGAGGAGTTCAAGGTGAATTCATTGTTTAAGAGCACTTTGAGTGGATTGCCTGTAGCCGATAAACGACAGAGCTGGAGAAGTTTCATGGGTTTCAATCAAGAAGGATCTTCTTTCACATCTTCCTCATTGGACCAGATTACTCTAATGGTTTCAGTAGAAGACACTGGTGTTGGAATTCCTTTAGATGCTCAATCTCGTATATTCACCCCCTTCATGCAGGTTGGTCCTTCTATTGCTCGCATCCATGGAGGAACTGGTATTGGACTTAGCATAAGCAAATGTTTGGTACAGCTTATGAAAGGTGAAATTGGATTTGTAAGTTTGCCAAAGATTGGATCCACCTTTACTTTTACTGCTGTTTTCACCAATGGCCGCAATAATTGGAATGAGAAGAAGAGCCAGCAAATAAACAATCAATCGAACTCTATCTCTTCAGATTTCCATGGCATGAGAGCCTTAATTGTTGACCCAAGAACAGTCCGTGCAAGGGTCTCACAGTATCACATGAAACGACTTGGAGTCCATACTGAAGTGGTCTTAGATTTGAATCATGGTTTGTCTTATGTAAGAACTGAAAATGGAGTTACGAATATGATCCTCATTGAACAGGAGATCTGGGATACTGATTCGGGAAAGTCAAGTCTCTTTGTCAAAAACTTAAGAAAGATCAATACTAGTAGTTCTCCCAAACTTTTCATATTAGCCAATTCTATAAATTCTAGCCGAGTGGGTGTCTCAGTCAATGGTTTTCCTACTCCATTTATCATCATGAAGCCATTAAGGGAAAGTATGCTTGCCGCATCACTCCAACGTGCCATGGGTGTTGGTAACAAAGGAAATTGTACAAATGGAGAGCTCTCCGGTCTCTCTCTTTCCAAGCTCCTTCAAGGGAGAAAAATTTTGATTGTAGATGACAACAACGTGAACCTTAGAGTAGCTGCTGCTGCACTGAAGAAGTATGGTGCTGATGTCGTCTGCACAGACAGTGGGAAAAAAGCACTCACTTTTCTACAACCACCTCATCAATTCGATGCCTGTTTCATGGATATTCAGATGCCAGAAATGGATGG gTTTCAAGCTACAAAAATAATCCGCGAAATGGAATCTGATATCAATAGCCGTATCAAACTTGGGCAACTTCCTCCTGAAGCATATGGAAACATTTCAAGCTGGAAAGTACCCATTCTGGCCATGACTGCTGACGTAATTCAAGCTACAAATGAACAGTGTCAAAAATGTGGAATGGATGGTTATGTTTCGAAGCCATTTGAAGCTGAGCAGCTTTATGAAGAAGTATCACGCTTTTTCCAGATCAAGCCAACTCAGAATACCTGA